AAGTTTCCTTGGGTGTACCCCAATTTCAATGTAGCAGATTCATTTTGAAATTACTAGAATATAAGGAAGAAATTTCTGTAAAATAGGCATATATTCATATGAAATGTCGAATTATAGAGGTCGATATGAACAGTAGAAGGAGGAATCATCAATGAAAAAGAAAACCGCCGCAGTTATTCTATCAGTTTTATTATTATCTATACCGTCTGTGAGTTCGGCAGCAATTTCGTTTCCCGACACCCCATCTACGTATTGGGCTTATAACGAAATTCAATTTTTAACAGGAAAGAAAATTATTAATGGCTACAAAGACGGAACATTTCGCCCTAGCGTGTCCATTAGCCGGATTCAAGCTGCTTCAATGATGGTGAAAGCCCTTGGATTGTCAACAACTGGCCGCCCTGATCCAGGCTTTAAAGATATTCACCCCGGAGATGATGGATATGAGATTGCCGCTACAGTAGCTGATGAAGGCATCTTTTCCGGCAATAAAGGGAATTTTAATGCTCACGGCACATTAACACGAGCACAAATGGCAAAAATCCTTTCAGAATCAAAAGGATTGAGCTATGTCTATCCCGTACATTTTAAAGATGTCCAAGAAGGAAATTGGGCGTTTGAATATGTTAACGCACTCTATAGCAATGGAATTACAACCGGCTATTCGGATCTATCCTATCGTCCAGGCGTCGCGGTCAGCCGGGCACAGTTTGCCGTGTTTATGGCCAGAATGCTTAACCCTGCATTCGTACCGGGTATCGTTTTTGACGAAGAAAAAGCAGAGGTTGTATGGGGTACTGATGACAGCCTGACACTTCACATTCCTATCAGCAATCATACTAACTCCACCCTCTCTGCCATCAATGGATCTCTTTCCGTGGCAACTGATGAGGGGGTTATAGCGGAAGCCAATTTCAATTTCGACTCCATTACTCTAAAACCTGGTGAAACGAAAATCGTTACATTAAAATTCGCTGCAGAAACGGTATACGATGTAGTGGATATTGGTACATTTAAATTGTTCCATAATCTTTCATTCTCTGAAAAGTAATAAAAGCTGCGGCTCTTTTTTTAAGAGGCGCAGTTTTTTTTTATTCATATTTACTGAAGTCTATTGGTTGGTGGGACGAGGAACCTGTCCCACTGTACCATGCGCTTGAAAAGATGACAACCATTGTCGAAATAAAATACCTGACCCCAGTACAGCAGCACATTGCCGCACTATGGATCAGGATCTATTTATTTGGGACGGGGAACCTGTCCCCTTGTCCCTATGTATAGGCGCGGTGTTGGTGTTGGGTGTAGTGGGTGAGTGAGAAAGTAGCTCTGGCATGTGATTGTCTTCCCATATTGCTTGGTGAATGCTGCAATAGAGCACTTCACCGTTACGGTTTCATCATTTAAGAATGTGACAGATACATGGCGCAGGCTTTTGGAGAAATACTTGATGTGGTTTGGAAAGATCCAAACGTTTTCATTTGAGGTTGGCGACATGGTGGGGAAAGCGCAAAGCATTTCCATCTGACAGAGCAAAAGCGGCGTTTTATAAGGATAGTTGAGCATGGTACGGACGGATTGAACTCGCCCTTCATAGCTTGCCCCTCTGGTCAGACATGTTTCTTCAATAATTTCCATCGGCGACTGAGTAGAATAAAAAATGTTGTCACGATCATAAATCTTCGTCTGAAAAGTTGGATGGTGAATCGGAAATAACCCCATCGTTTGATTCGTCGCTAAATACTGATTATTTTCTTTCATGATTCCTCCTTCTTAACACCCATTTATTTTCCATTTAATTATACAACATAACATAATTAAAAAACAGAAAATTTTAAAAATTTTGTCAAAATTATTCATTTATTCTGATAAAATTGTCGAATTCATAGACTAAATTAGCTATTTCCGCCTATACATATTGTTTTTTCACCTCTTTGCGAGCTCTCCTGCTCTTTTCATATAGTTAATCCAACCAATTGGATTACACGGAAGGCCGGCCATTCCCGAGAGGACTCGGCAATGGAACATTTTGAAGAGCTCCACCAGCAATACGCACCAATGATCCACAAAATCATGAACACCCTTCACATTTATATGAACATAGATGAATTCTACCAGACCGGACTCATTGCACTCTGGAAAGCATGGCAGGACTTTGACCACACAAAAGGCAGCTTCACCGCCTACGCCTATACGAGCATCAAAGGCTCCATGATGAATGAGTTGACGGCAGCGACTAAACAAACAGAAACCCTTGTCTATCCTGAGGAAGAATATTGGAACTACATTGAAAATGAACACCAAGCCCTAAACGTTGCCTTAAATGATAGAGAAGCGCTTCTTTCATATTGCACGAACCTCACTCCCAATCAAACAAAATGGGTGCTCAGCACTTTTCTTGAGGGGCTGAGCGTTTCTGAAATCGCAGAGAAAGAAAAAGTTTCCCCTTCTACCGTTAAGAAATGGCGTGC
This DNA window, taken from Falsibacillus pallidus, encodes the following:
- a CDS encoding S-layer homology domain-containing protein produces the protein MKKKTAAVILSVLLLSIPSVSSAAISFPDTPSTYWAYNEIQFLTGKKIINGYKDGTFRPSVSISRIQAASMMVKALGLSTTGRPDPGFKDIHPGDDGYEIAATVADEGIFSGNKGNFNAHGTLTRAQMAKILSESKGLSYVYPVHFKDVQEGNWAFEYVNALYSNGITTGYSDLSYRPGVAVSRAQFAVFMARMLNPAFVPGIVFDEEKAEVVWGTDDSLTLHIPISNHTNSTLSAINGSLSVATDEGVIAEANFNFDSITLKPGETKIVTLKFAAETVYDVVDIGTFKLFHNLSFSEK
- a CDS encoding competence protein ComK, whose product is MKENNQYLATNQTMGLFPIHHPTFQTKIYDRDNIFYSTQSPMEIIEETCLTRGASYEGRVQSVRTMLNYPYKTPLLLCQMEMLCAFPTMSPTSNENVWIFPNHIKYFSKSLRHVSVTFLNDETVTVKCSIAAFTKQYGKTITCQSYFLTHPLHPTPTPRLYIGTRGQVPRPK
- a CDS encoding sigma-70 family RNA polymerase sigma factor, producing MEHFEELHQQYAPMIHKIMNTLHIYMNIDEFYQTGLIALWKAWQDFDHTKGSFTAYAYTSIKGSMMNELTAATKQTETLVYPEEEYWNYIENEHQALNVALNDREALLSYCTNLTPNQTKWVLSTFLEGLSVSEIAEKEKVSPSTVKKWRAMAKEKLMNDSLLL